The proteins below are encoded in one region of Helianthus annuus cultivar XRQ/B chromosome 2, HanXRQr2.0-SUNRISE, whole genome shotgun sequence:
- the LOC110894881 gene encoding extensin-like → MDVDDDPDPAMPPSGTPTHPIEISSSSSFAGSPYIGPDIWAERWSTYKWEFTPPHHNSPPPQRAPSEEPLFQAVTPPPPPAPEQPPPPEPSRRRRSARMSVRGGFHFSTPQNSSNYLPIFEDPQMGGPSNAVLEVDSAPVTPAPPPMGYESPIRAYQDTTGYNPFEPQAYSGYNYSAPAVDPYVEAANFNALYPSPFPPAYPTGYPAYGYQYPPPPQP, encoded by the coding sequence ATGGATGTGGACGACGATCCAGATCCCGCTATGCCACCTTCTGGGACGCCCACGCATCCCATCGAAATCTCCAGCAGTTCTTCATTTGCAGGATCGCCATATATAGGCCCCGACATATGGGCCGAAAGGTGGAGTACTTACAAGTGGGAGTTTACTCCCCCTCACCACAACTCACCTCCACCACAACGTGCTCCCTCCGAGGAGCCACTTTTTCAAGCGgtcacgccaccgccaccgccagcACCAGAGCAGCCTCCGCCGCCAGAACCGTCGAGGCGAAGAAGAagcgcacggatgtccgtgcgagggggttttcatttcagcaccccacAAAACTCCAGCAACTATCTGCCAATCtttgaagacccacaaatgggcgGGCCTTCAAATGCTGTTTTAGAAGTCGACTCTGCACCGGTCACTCCTGCACCACCACCCATGGGTTATGAAAGCCCAATCCGTGCTTACCAAGATACAACTgggtacaacccgtttgagccaCAAGCTTACTCGGGTTATAACTATAGTGCACCTGCTGTCGACCCATACGTTGAGGCAGCAAATTTTAATGCTCTCTACCCCTCGCCTTTTCCACCCGCGTACCCAACTGGGTACCCTGCTTATGGGTATCAATACCCGCCACCTCCACAACCTTAA